GCGATAAGGACGTCTCCGCTCTTTACGGTAAACTCTCCCCAGGCGAATACGGCCTCTTCGTCACGCTCGGCAGCTTCTCGTCCCACGCACACAGCTTCGAACAAGGCAAAGGCAACTTACGCCTCATCGACGGCGAAGAGCTCGTCGACCTCGTCTTCCAGAATTACAAACGATTCGACGTCCGCTACAAAGGATTGTTACCACTACGCAGTGTTTACGTTCCCGAACCGATTGATGACTCGGAAGGATAATCGACTTTGCGCAGGGGCTACCAACAAAAGAAGGAGATCTTACCCATAGAGCGCATCAAGATGGTGATGACGCGGGACAAGGACAACGAGAAAGCGCTCTACGACCTCCTCGGCAACAAGGACGAGCGCAAGAAGTTCAACACCCAGTTCAAGAAAGCCGAATCCAACTCCAAAATCGCCATCAATGCCCTTCAAGACCAATTCCGCGAAGAGGAGGAACTCACCCCAACCCAGTTATGATCTATCTTCTCAAGGCCCTACGACCCCCTGAGGGGGCTAACATGAAGATCCAATCCAATAACATCGTAACATGAAACTAGGACGATTTCTATTCATGGAGACCGCTTTTTGAAACCGCCTAGTATTGGTGGGCCGCGACGTCCCCGGCGCGGCGGGTGCGATGAGCTAATTCGTAAACCAGTCACCTACCCACGGCCTTTCCGGCTGCCTATCACTTGGGATCAGCTGCACCCAGAAGAAAAGTCTCCCCCCACCGCGCCGGGGACGTCGCGGGCCACCGGGGGAAGCTTGCTACCGTAGTTTTCTGGGGGCTTCTGCTAGGATGGTCTTCGCGATATCCCATTGGCTCTCTGCCCTATCCACCTCACAAATAATACGACTTCTATTTGCGAGACCGCTTCTAGTCTGGAAGGAATTTTCAAAAGGCGCTCCCAGCGTTGGCCTGGTAGCTATGTCTGCCCTGGACGAGGACCCCTTTTTCGCGCAAGACCCAGGGAGGTTCTCTCCCACGTCCTCTCATGCGCCGTTCTTTCCAACCTCACTTTTGGCTTTCCCTTCTTCTAGCGGTCTGGGCCGGATTGGTGATTGGGATTTCGTTCATTGAGGCGCCGCTCAAGTTCCAGGCACCCGGGATCACACGGGAGCTGGGGCTCGGTATTGGGCGGCTTGTTTTCGGGGCACTCAATAAGACGGAGATGGGCTTGCTGGCGGTCGTCTCTTTGCTGACGCTTCTCGGTTTTGCCCAACTGAAAATCGGCTTTCGCCTGACCTTTTTGGCTTTCTTCCTTCTGGTGGCCTTCCAGCTTTTTTTTCTTTTGCCCATCCTGGATGACCGGGCTGTCCGCCTCCTAGCGGGAGAGCCTCTCGCCCCCTCTTGGCACCATTTGGTTTATGGCATTCTCGAAGCCGCCAAGGTGGTGCTTCTTTTCAGCTTGTTTGCCCTGAGCTACGGGCGCCGGGCGGCTTGACTGGCCCCGCTTTTCCTGAGAGAGAGCTGCCACTTGCTCGGCCGAAAGCCCGCCGCTAGCCTGCCGTCATGCCTGCTTTCCGCTGGTCGCACCTGCTCGTCCCCCTGCTGCTGTTGGCCCTCGGGACGGTTTTGATTCGCCTCCAAGGAATCGATCTGCGCTGGATGCAGCCCTTTTTCCGCGAGGGCGAGTGGCATTGGGCCGATTCGTGGCTTTTTGCTTTTCTTTATCGCTCGGGGACCACCCCGGCCATTGTCTGCGTGGTTTTGGCTCTTGTGGTGCTCGGCTTGGGCTTTGTGCGCCCACCTTGGGCCCGCTTCCGCAAGCTTTCCCTCTTCGCGGTCGTGGTCATGGTTTTGGGGCCAGGGCTATTGGTGAACGCTCTTCTCAAGGACCAGTGGGGACGGCCTCGGCCTCGCGAGGTGGTCCCCTTCGATGGGCCGCATGCCTTCGAGCCCGTTCTGACCATCGATCCCAGCAGTCCCGGCAAGTCCTTTCCCTGCGGTCATTGCTCTATGGGGTTTTATTTTTGTGCCGGCTACCTTTTGCTCCGCCGCTCCCAGCCCCGCGCCGCTTGGGGCCTGCTCCTCGGTGGGCTGGCTTTTGGTTCGCTCATGGGGCTGACTCGGATGGCGCAGGGAGGGCATTTCCCAAGCGATGTTCTCTGGTCGGCCGGTTCCGTCTGGTTCGCTGCCCTCCTGGCCTTTCCACTTTGCCGACTGCACCGAGGTTTCTGGTGTGAGGTTCCCGCGAGCGCTCCCTCGCTCAAAAAGGTCTTGGCCTGCCTCGGAAGCGGGCTCTTGGCCCTGGGCGCTCTTTTTCTTCTGCTGCTAGCCACTCCCATTGAGCTGGCAGAGCGCTTCGGCAGCCCCTTGGCGGAGCCGCCCACGCATTGTCGCTTTCAGTTGGTAGCAGGTGAGGTTTCTCTACGGCTCGGGGAGACTTATGCGGTCGAAGTGACCTCGGTCGGACATGGCTTGCCCGGGGCGGGCATTCGCTCGCGGGTCGGCGATCATGAACCGCGTCCAGGAGTCCGCCATCTCGATTTCAAGCAGCGGGTCAGCGGGGTCA
The Verrucomicrobiota bacterium genome window above contains:
- a CDS encoding phosphatase PAP2 family protein; this encodes MPAFRWSHLLVPLLLLALGTVLIRLQGIDLRWMQPFFREGEWHWADSWLFAFLYRSGTTPAIVCVVLALVVLGLGFVRPPWARFRKLSLFAVVVMVLGPGLLVNALLKDQWGRPRPREVVPFDGPHAFEPVLTIDPSSPGKSFPCGHCSMGFYFCAGYLLLRRSQPRAAWGLLLGGLAFGSLMGLTRMAQGGHFPSDVLWSAGSVWFAALLAFPLCRLHRGFWCEVPASAPSLKKVLACLGSGLLALGALFLLLLATPIELAERFGSPLAEPPTHCRFQLVAGEVSLRLGETYAVEVTSVGHGLPGAGIRSRVGDHEPRPGVRHLDFKQRVSGVTSELVQGLDIEIPQSALEEIDLTLPEGDLTADLTDWKGTGKLRLEILGAGSAKILLPVDARLEEGATQRVGQGRWQLEGAAGWKLDLEYSLGEGALTLQRGPSPP
- a CDS encoding restriction endonuclease, giving the protein MQVKSSDGTASDKDVSALYGKLSPGEYGLFVTLGSFSSHAHSFEQGKGNLRLIDGEELVDLVFQNYKRFDVRYKGLLPLRSVYVPEPIDDSEG